The following proteins are encoded in a genomic region of Patescibacteria group bacterium:
- the holA gene encoding DNA polymerase III subunit delta, which produces MLVLIFGKDTYRAWQKLKEIVSAFEKENKISLSLDSLGDEVVTIEDLKNELRHSSMFEKKKIVILRNVLGNANFKEGIIKEIKSLSGNEDVSIIFYEEGNASIDADFLKLLKKQGTVYKFDLLKAEDSKKWIKEELSLLGATIKPDALVLLVNSTGGDLWRLSSEIKKLVAYKAEKKSIEKKDVELLVRPNIEAVIFKTIDAIASGNKKIALDLLYKHLGKGDSPFYIFSMIIYQFRNLLIVKELESSSFEEKVKILRPMHPFVVKKSSWLANEFSLVQLKDIYLKIFKMDLAVKTGKIKPETALELLIADI; this is translated from the coding sequence ATGCTTGTTTTAATTTTTGGAAAAGATACTTATAGGGCATGGCAAAAACTAAAAGAGATAGTTAGCGCTTTTGAAAAGGAAAATAAGATTTCTTTGTCTTTGGATTCGCTTGGGGATGAAGTTGTTACAATAGAAGATTTAAAAAACGAGTTAAGGCATAGCTCAATGTTTGAAAAGAAAAAAATAGTTATCCTAAGGAATGTTCTTGGCAATGCGAATTTTAAAGAAGGAATTATAAAAGAAATTAAAAGCTTATCAGGGAACGAAGATGTCTCAATAATTTTTTATGAAGAAGGCAATGCGTCTATTGATGCGGATTTTCTAAAACTTTTAAAGAAACAAGGCACTGTTTATAAATTTGACCTTTTAAAAGCAGAGGATTCAAAAAAATGGATTAAAGAAGAATTATCTTTACTTGGAGCGACCATTAAGCCGGATGCGCTTGTTTTATTGGTCAATTCAACAGGTGGCGATTTGTGGCGATTATCATCAGAAATCAAAAAGCTCGTTGCTTATAAGGCGGAAAAAAAGAGCATTGAAAAAAAGGATGTGGAATTATTGGTAAGACCGAACATTGAAGCCGTGATTTTTAAGACCATTGATGCAATTGCTTCGGGAAACAAAAAAATTGCGCTTGATTTGCTATACAAACATTTGGGAAAAGGCGATTCCCCGTTCTATATCTTTTCAATGATAATATATCAATTTAGAAATTTATTGATTGTCAAAGAATTAGAGAGCAGTTCTTTTGAGGAAAAAGTGAAGATTTTAAGGCCCATGCATCCTTTTGTTGTAAAAAAAAGCTCTTGGCTTGCCAACGAGTTTTCTTTGGTTCAACTGAAAGATATTTATTTAAAAATTTTTAAAATGGATTTGGCAGTTAAAACAGGAAAAATAAAACCAGAGACAGCTCTGGAATTATTGATTGCAGATATTTAG
- a CDS encoding response regulator translates to MAKKILIIEDEELLLNLLKKKLSELGYEVFTAIDGLQGLEGIKEIVPDLILLDIVMPKMGGFELLEKKQEDDSIKNIPVIIISNSGQPVELEKAKQLGANDWLVKTEFDPVEVVEKVIKQIGDSNNN, encoded by the coding sequence ATGGCTAAGAAAATTTTAATTATAGAAGACGAAGAATTGCTTTTGAATCTATTAAAAAAGAAGTTGAGTGAATTGGGTTACGAGGTTTTTACGGCTATTGACGGATTGCAAGGACTGGAAGGAATTAAAGAAATTGTGCCTGATTTAATATTGTTGGATATAGTTATGCCAAAAATGGGAGGATTTGAGCTTTTGGAGAAAAAACAGGAAGACGATTCCATAAAAAATATCCCAGTGATTATTATTTCCAACTCTGGACAGCCGGTGGAATTGGAAAAAGCGAAACAATTAGGGGCCAATGATTGGCTTGTTAAAACAGAGTTTGACCCAGTGGAAGTGGTGGAAAAAGTTATAAAACAAATCGGAGACAGCAACAATAATTAA
- a CDS encoding response regulator produces the protein MQEHILVIEDDKFLRELISRKLLSEGFKIDEAIDGEEGLRKIEEAKPDLVLLDLILPGLDGFEVLERIKDNPSTNIVPVLILSNLGQRDEIERGLKLGAVDFLVKAHFTPEEIVEKIKNIFEKKSAPSKSE, from the coding sequence ATGCAAGAACATATTCTCGTTATAGAAGATGATAAATTCCTAAGAGAGCTTATATCAAGAAAGCTTTTAAGCGAGGGATTTAAAATAGATGAAGCAATAGACGGAGAAGAGGGCTTGAGAAAAATAGAGGAGGCAAAACCGGACTTGGTTTTGCTTGACCTCATTCTGCCGGGACTTGATGGCTTTGAGGTGTTAGAGAGGATAAAAGACAATCCGAGCACAAATATAGTGCCTGTGCTTATACTTTCAAATCTGGGGCAAAGAGACGAGATAGAGAGGGGGCTGAAATTGGGGGCAGTTGATTTCCTGGTAAAGGCGCATTTTACACCAGAGGAAATAGTGGAAAAGATTAAAAACATTTTTGAGAAGAAATCCGCGCCCAGCAAAAGCGAATAG